Genomic DNA from Salvia miltiorrhiza cultivar Shanhuang (shh) chromosome 1, IMPLAD_Smil_shh, whole genome shotgun sequence:
TCCGTTGGCTGTGGAATCGAGCCGCGTCGTCTCGTAAACCGGCAATTCCTCTCTGTACCTCTCCATCCCAATTGCTGAGAGATTATCGAGCTCGAACAAATCCGAACTTGCGTAACTTGCGGcatcgtcttcttcttcttcatcatcgTCGTCGAAATCTCGATCGAAAACCTCGTGTTTGACGTGAGGTTTTCTCGATTTTTCAAATGGAAGGTTTTTCCTCTGATAATTCCTCAGTAAATCCCTCGCCACCTCCTCGACTCGTCGGTTTTTATCCATCACATGCGCCATGAGCTCTTCGTTGATGACGTTTCTGATGCTGTTTATGTTGCTGTAATTCTTCGCGGCGTCGCAATTTGATGTctgttttttgttgttgttgttgatttcTGATGAGTGTAGTGATTTGTGGCCGCATGGCTGGCAATCCTCGTCGACAATCACGCTCACGGGGGAGAATCTCACCGATCTCTTCGCTCCGGCGGAGTGGTTCCCCCTCGACGACGGCGTTTTGCTGAGGCACGACCGCGAGAACGAGGACGCCGACGAGCATGTAGACGCGTTCGTGGATTTCAGCGACGGCGACTGATCGTCACCGATTTTGCTCTTCTTCATGTTTCCGCCGGCGAAGAGCGAGTTCAGGAATCCGGCGAGTTTGCCGCCAGGAGATATCGGCTGCTTCACCTTCTTCAAGTCACCGTATATTTTCAGCGCTCGCAGCTTCGTCTTCGAGAATCCGCCTTCGATTTTAGGTTTCAGCTCCAATTCGCGGCGATTTCCGCCGGATTTCTCCTTCTCGAACCCCGTCCGTATCGGCTTCGGCCGCTGCACCTGGAACGACTCCGCCTCCGACGAGGAGAAGAATCCGGCGGCGCCAGCGTAGCTCGAATCGGAGGAGCTCCAGCTGGAACTCTCCCGATCTTTGCGCGGCTTCTTCACCTGAAAATCGGTGACGGAATTCCTCCGACCGACGGCCTTCTCGCTCACCTTCTTCTCCATCCATTTCTCGATCATGCAAGCGCGCTGGAAATTCGCCATCTCCTCATCACTCTTAAACACGCCGCGGCGCATGTTAGCGCCTTCGGCGCCGCAGCTGTTCTTCCTCATTCCTTCGCCATAGATCACCATCTCGTCGTCTCCTTGATCGATGGAACGATAGATCGCATCGAGCAAGCTCGATGAAAACGATGAATAATTCGAATTCGAGGAGGTGAAATGCGAGATTTCGGTCTCCCTTCTGTAACCACACCTCTCCACCATGATCGTTTATATACACAAAATTTGAGCGAAGAAATcagaaaaaggaaaattagAGAAGGAGAACTTTATTGTCTGCTTGGAGAGAGCCAAAAgctgcagagagagagagctgcAATGGAAGGCAAACAAAATCATGCGATGGAAAGAGACAAAGAAAGGTACAGTTGTGGTTACACAGACAACACACAGTTGGGGTGCATATTGTGCTGAGCTAAAACAGTTGAAACAAGGGCACTCATTTGATGTGGGGAAGGAGAAGGAGTGGCGCAGCTTGTACTCAAAGCTTGCAAGCACgcttatgagagagagagagagaaagagagggagagaattttagagagagacagagagagagttCTGTTTTGTGTAGTTTTTTTGCAGTCTTATGGTAGTGCTTTATATTGGAGTTGGGCTGGCCAGTGTATCTTCCATTTCAATTTAgtaaatagtgtcatttattggtatcttatatatatatattacatagaTTTGAGAAAATGGGttattgccgtaaaatacatcaagtttgctaattttctggtttatatcatcacctttttatttttgccaaaaaatacatgaatttataatttattcgcAAAAATCCCACGATGAGTAACTCCGACGAAATCGAAACTTATGTGTCATTTACGTGGCTTATATGGCACCAACGTGGCATTTAAGAGTGATGATGTGTTGCCACATATCCCCccaccacccccacccccacccccacccaaaGACTGTCTCCCTCCCCCCTAACCCACTCGACAGTCCCCCTCCTCCCTCctcccaccccaccccaccaaCCGACCGTCCTCCTCAAAGGTTTCGGGGGCGGAGAAGAGGGATATGATAGCCGCGGCGGATATCGAGGGTTTCGGGGGCGGCAAATTTCAAGGGTTTCGGGGATAAATGTGGTGGATTTCGGGGGTGGCGGCTGCTGCCGGTGGCGGAGGCGGTGGCGCTGTTGGGTCTGTGACAGAGAGGGGACTCTGTTCGCGGAGGAGGGGCGGTCGCAGCTGAACGAGGACCGCGGCGGCTGCTGTTGCGGTGGCGGAGGCGGTTGCGTTGTTGGGTCGGCGGGGGAGGGAGGGCTCTGTTGGTGGAGCGAGAGGTGGCCGCTGGTGCCTGCGCGGCGGCGGGttgaattgaagaagatgaagccATAGTTGCTGATTTGAGCTCGTTTTTACGGTTTTTGCGgttggtgagagagagagagagaggttgtgtgagagagagagagagagacaggggATGGTTAAGGGATGAGAagacggcagcggcggcgatgCTACCGTCGCCGAAGAAGGAAGAATAGGGAGGGGCTGTGCTTGGGTGTGTGCGTgtctgtgagagagagaaaaatgtgTGCATGTGTGATTTGGCAATTCCGATAGCCACGTTGGCAATTCGACTGCCACCTCATATTAATTTGGGCAAAATTATAAATGATGGGACAATTAAGAACAAATtgtaaattcatgtattttttggccaaaaaaaaggtgatgatataaactagaaaattagcaaacttgatgtattttaagGCAATAACCCCTTGAGAAAATAATgcctttgatttttatttttttagggaAATGCCTTTGATGGATAttactcaatttttttatttaggtttggATATTACTCAAGTTAAGATGCACACTTTGCTCTATATAATATTTTGCAGTTTCTTGCAGCAGTTAGTATatgcaattaaataaaaatgttacaCATGCAGTTAGGTATTCAGTGGGTCATCCCAAAAAGTTCTCATCTTTTTCtctataatactccctccgtctcacgaagcatgacacaattttctttttgatttgtcccacgaagcatgacacgtttctaaaaatgacaaaaaaattatcctttattcactttttcactttttcacctaccacttaacacacaaaatatcaatttcttaattctcgtgtcgaaaagaactgtgtcatgtttcatgggacagagggaatataaaataagaattatttttaattcttagatcatcaaaatctacgattgattcatcattTTATTCAATGAATTCGAGATACTGAGTTTGAATCTCATTGAGAGCGAAAattaattttcgaaattcagaCATTTACACATAATTTTTCAAAGATTAAATCCCAACCGTTAAGTTATGAATAGATCAATGATATAaatttgttcctattttatacttaAAGAGTGGTTTACAACCTAATTaatcactatatatatagatatacacACTAATACTCCTTCCGCCCCGCAAAGTTTGAGCAGTATTTCATTTTGGATTATCCCGCGAAGTTTGAGCACTTTCCttatatgacaattttttttccttttattcacctttttactttttcatgtACCACactttaacacacaaaatactaattcCTTAAAACATGTATCGAAAATAAATTGCTCAagtttcgcgggacggagggagtatttcatttGTTCACTGTCAAAATAAGATTCTTTAGTACCATATATTAGAGTAGGGATGTTAATTAGGCCAGCCCATCggattttcgggctagccctatcgagtttcgggttaatcgggtgcgggctaatcaggctggagattttttcgggttgtaaatcttcaaccctaaccctaaccctaaacgttcgggtttcagGCTAGCCCATCGAGCTATTCaagttaaaggcgtaaaaataaaattatcatttgtattttattattcttaatgatctaatgtataatgtataaaatatacataaatattaaagagataaattatatagcaaagcatgaaatgcaaaaatacaatatattcaagattacataacatataaaatatttttttagactatataaaataagttaataacaataaaatattcaactttgttaagaaaataaaaataaaatattcaacaatagtttgaaattaaagaaaaaaaagcatctaaaaaaaatctcaaacccTAAAAGCCTAAACTctaatgtattttaaaattcaatttaaaaaaaaatcagtagcCCAACGGGTTGGCCCGACAACCCGACAGGCTGGCCCGCTTCAACCCGTCAGCCTGAACGGGCtaacccgattagcccgattTATAATCGAGttacgatttttcaaccctaatcctctaattttgtcgggttattcggatTGGTCCACGAGTTTCGGGCttgattgacatccctatattTAAGGTCAATTATGAATGGTGAGGTCATGAATTCGAATTATATTGATATTTTTAACAACAATATCACTAGCGGTATACTATATTTTTAGTATCGATAAAATAGAACACTAAATTAGTGTGAGTAGATCCTATATGgctatgtaattttatttttatattgatctaaatattattatatactccctccgttcacgaaagaacttcctatctttcctttttgggacgtccacaaaagaacttcctacctatttttggactataccccaccatttataatcctcttacttttcacttttcacaattctcaatattaattataacacattttcacgaCTCCCAATatactcaactaccttttatccactctcaatacactcaataatattttttcttaaagcccgtgtcactccctcctaggaagttctttcatggacggagggagtaatatttagtgTGGATATGAAtaactgaaataaaaacataatgaAAACGATTCATGATGATCTTAAGGGTTCGGAATCCTTGTGTGGTGATCTTTGAGAAGTTTTTGAACATATTCCTagacgtttttttttttctgtcgcGTTGAGAAGGAGGCTAATCGAGCGGCTCATGCTTTAGCTTTTTCTCCTTTAGTTTCTCATAAGTTTTATGATGCGGAAATCTGAATTTTTTTCATGGCTTCGGAACATTGTTCTTGCTGATTTgagttaataatattttttatatagccCCCCTCCAAAAAAAAGGAATAATGAAAACGTTTAaagatttttttgttttatttctaaATGGAGCATTCAGCAGACTATTCGAGTTAGTAATCCTTTAAATGGGGTAAGCATTTGAGTTGGGCCTTAGATTAGCTATCTTGTGATCTAAAAACTATTAGCTCGTGTAAATGAGCTACAAATTGttcgatttttttaattctataaATAATGATTCGCGTGACCTCTATATCAATTTATGTTCGTAGAAGTAGCACGGTCATTCTACCAACTTATAtagatataattatatataacataatatgtAGTTTCCGTGCAATTTTGATAGTTcacattatttatttttatatatttaaaaatagaattaatattatttaaaaatataattttgtgaTGATTTGGCTTTAAATTTGACGGCGGTCCCCACGTACCAACACGAATCTCGCttaattttaaagtttatttTACATGGtcactaaaaaagaaaatgcataTTATTGGTATGAGTAACATATATCGGATCATTTAAACGTTcatcgaatatgcagtctcattGTTGCATATTCTTAGAATCTCTCTATTTATTGTGTGTTTTGATTAGTTCATGTAGTTCTCCACTTCGAAACAATATTAACAAGAGACGCGATCTTTGTCTGTGTATCGTGCACCAGTAATCACTTTCAATTTATTTGTGTTCGGGCTTcacaaatttatatgtaattattttatttgatcttatttaatagtataatttaaatttagataGTGTACCATATATCGGAACATTTGAAAAAGATGTAGAGGAGTATCAAATTAATTAAGCGACATGGAGGCAgtgtttaaaatatatttaactgTTAAGTAtgaagtgtgtgtgtttgtgagaGAGACTCAACAGCAAGGAAGATTCTAGGCAAGACCATTAAACTTTATGGTCTTAATTATTCTACTATTAAAACCAGGGGCGGTTCTGGAGGGTGCGCGGGGTGGTCGACCGCACAGGCCCCGAAAAAATAGGGGCCCCAAAAATATATAGTtccatatatattatatatatatatataattaataaagcCTGATATATTATTGAATTCCTTAATGCAGCGCAGTGGTGAAGTGCCTTAGTTTGGTCTATGTCCACCCGGGTTCGATTCTCCCCAACTAGttctttcaaaattattaacGTCAATATACTATACTACCAATATATATAAGCTAGATAAATAGAGATTATAACAAATTAACAATACAAACTCTCTTCAGTTCAAGCAGTAGCAGACGATATTCACTCTTCTTTTCCAAAAAATTTCTTGcatcttcttttttattttcagtgaTTTTTCTAGTCTTGAGATTAAAGGTAATTTCGTTGAAactttcaattatattttatacatttcagtttttattttttatttcagttttttatttttaataattgttattattaattttaactgatggaattataattttgtatttaGGTTTGTGTGTTAATCGTGGACATACTACGTTTATCGTATTCATATAAAGATTACTGGTGCGATCTTTCCTCTCTAAATTCTTATATAGTTATATTGTTTGGTTATTATTCTAATCTTTACTTTGTTTAGTTGTGTACTTGACACCGGTGCTTAAAATCTTGAGCTTAATATGATTAGAAAATATCAATTTGGATATGAAAACTTGCAAGTAGGGCAACACATTTTAAGTGaatgacatatttttttatatatttattaaataatttgacaaaaaaatgtattatttaatcaaatatttatataatatatttttttctcaattataAATAAAGGGCCCAAATCTAACAATTCGCACAGGGCCCACGTTTAGCTAGCCCCGCCCCTGATTAAAAcatccctcaaaaaaaaatctactaTTAAAACAAAGAATTAATATTGGAGAAAATGTGAAACTGGGACAggaaaaatttaatgaaattggaAACAACTATTTTCTGGTTGAAGAAACCACGCAGGAACTCATCTGTATTTTGGACATAGATAGCTGTCACTTGTGTTTTAAGATTAGGACAAAGGACGTTACGGAAAAATTATTAAagaaaccaaaataaattatcattattataattattatttgagaTGCATGACTGCCAAAGTATACACAATATTCAGTTGGTGATATTAATAATTTGATGGGACTGATTCAATTTGAGATAAATAAtttcagaaaaaataaattttaaaaagttgGATGTATTAATAATGCTATATATTTGAAACTGGATTGGTAGATTATATTTTTAGGGCGTTCATCCCATATATTCATAAGTGACTTTTACTACGGAAAATATTAAAGTATAACTATAGAATAAGttaaaattatttcaattaataagCAATTCCGCAAGCAAATATTCAAAACAGTGTGAACTGATGCACGCACGTGCACAAGAATGTCAAAAgtaataaaaataggatttttAAAGTAAACATTCCAATAAGTAGAtataattcaattaaaattctTCCACTTTCACCATTAAAGAAGATAGAGAGAGCGTTTATAACGCAGCAGCCTTATCTCTTCAAGCATGATCAATTGAAAAAAgcgaattaattaattttatatatgttggacTTATCTTCTACTATTTCGCATGcatatattatgtatattatatagTATTTACAATAGAAAttgtaataattataaattcaatttcGTGTCAGACATTTATAGAAATCACGATCTTATTCACAGATTATAAATACCCATTA
This window encodes:
- the LOC130990746 gene encoding protein BIG GRAIN 1-like B — its product is MVERCGYRRETEISHFTSSNSNYSSFSSSLLDAIYRSIDQGDDEMVIYGEGMRKNSCGAEGANMRRGVFKSDEEMANFQRACMIEKWMEKKVSEKAVGRRNSVTDFQVKKPRKDRESSSWSSSDSSYAGAAGFFSSSEAESFQVQRPKPIRTGFEKEKSGGNRRELELKPKIEGGFSKTKLRALKIYGDLKKVKQPISPGGKLAGFLNSLFAGGNMKKSKIGDDQSPSLKSTNASTCSSASSFSRSCLSKTPSSRGNHSAGAKRSVRFSPVSVIVDEDCQPCGHKSLHSSEINNNNKKQTSNCDAAKNYSNINSIRNVINEELMAHVMDKNRRVEEVARDLLRNYQRKNLPFEKSRKPHVKHEVFDRDFDDDDEEEEDDAASYASSDLFELDNLSAIGMERYREELPVYETTRLDSTANGLIY